In the genome of Phyllobacterium zundukense, one region contains:
- the repC gene encoding plasmid replication protein RepC: protein MQTGNAFTTPFGRRSLSLGMLATQAQAQEIDPEASIDKWKLFRSLCEARALIGISDRALVVLNALLTFYPQTELSEANGLVVFPSNVQLSLRAHGMAPATLRRHLSALVETGLIFRKDSPNGKRYARKARAGEGGEAFGFSLAPLVSRAAEFEALAEQVRSERLQLKLMKERVTLLRRDIVKLIELGFEELPHIDWSAQYERFRAVIDDIPRQATTDDLEPAVDGLECLQLEISNLLEDKLNSQKTSAKESHSERHKHNSNTQSTSDLEPGFRKTQGAKTAPEPETEETIETRGDETITIHLERGGGDGADAGLHDVKPVPLGLVRQACPQIAAYARSGITNWPDLMAAAVVVRSMLGVSPSAYEEACDVLGQENAAIAIGCILERAEQINSAGGYLRSLTDKAAKGEFSVWPMVLAQLRANGSHVRLVAAK from the coding sequence ATGCAGACGGGGAATGCATTCACGACGCCCTTCGGGCGGCGGTCGCTGTCGCTCGGCATGCTGGCAACGCAGGCACAGGCGCAGGAGATCGATCCGGAAGCGTCGATCGACAAATGGAAGCTGTTTCGCAGCCTGTGTGAGGCGAGGGCGCTGATCGGGATCTCCGATCGGGCGCTGGTCGTTTTGAACGCGCTTTTGACGTTCTATCCACAGACGGAGCTCTCCGAGGCCAATGGTCTCGTGGTGTTTCCATCAAATGTGCAACTGTCGCTGCGCGCGCATGGAATGGCGCCGGCGACGCTACGGCGGCATTTGAGTGCGCTGGTGGAAACCGGGCTGATCTTTCGCAAGGACAGCCCCAATGGCAAGCGCTACGCCCGTAAGGCGAGGGCAGGGGAGGGCGGCGAGGCGTTCGGCTTCTCATTGGCACCATTGGTCTCGCGTGCGGCTGAATTTGAAGCTTTGGCCGAACAGGTTCGTTCGGAGCGGCTGCAACTGAAGCTGATGAAGGAGCGCGTCACACTGCTGCGCCGCGACATCGTCAAGCTGATCGAGCTTGGCTTCGAGGAATTGCCGCACATCGACTGGAGCGCCCAATATGAGCGGTTTCGTGCGGTCATCGATGACATTCCGCGCCAGGCAACGACTGACGATCTGGAGCCGGCTGTCGATGGACTGGAATGTCTCCAGCTGGAGATATCCAATCTATTGGAAGATAAGCTTAATTCTCAAAAAACAAGCGCCAAAGAGTCTCATTCTGAGCGCCACAAACATAATTCAAACACCCAATCCACTTCTGATCTTGAACCCGGCTTTAGAAAAACCCAAGGGGCGAAAACTGCACCAGAACCTGAAACCGAGGAGACTATTGAGACAAGGGGCGATGAAACAATTACCATCCACTTGGAGAGGGGAGGGGGGGACGGTGCAGATGCCGGGCTTCATGACGTCAAACCAGTTCCGCTTGGTCTTGTGCGCCAAGCTTGTCCGCAAATCGCGGCCTATGCGAGAAGCGGTATCACAAATTGGCCGGATCTGATGGCGGCGGCCGTTGTCGTCCGCTCGATGCTCGGTGTCAGCCCCTCGGCATATGAGGAAGCCTGCGATGTCCTGGGACAGGAAAATGCTGCAATCGCCATCGGGTGCATTCTCGAACGCGCCGAGCAGATCAATTCCGCCGGCGGTTATTTGAGGTCGCTCACCGATAAGGCGGCGAAAGGCGAGTTCTCGGTCTGGCCGATGG